ATATATAAGATGAACAATAATGTTCTAttctcttttttacttttatatgatatttagattttgttgCTATTTTGCACTTAACttaggctctgataccaaattgataaggcaaccctaatcctcaaccCAACGATCAAGTTTTTGTTGGAGCAAGGAAGCACTAATTGGCAAGCAACAACGAACAATTTATCAATTGACATTGCTAAAAGGGTGGAACATAGAAGACATTGATGTCGGTTCGAATACCTTATCTACTCTATGTGTTCTTATTTTCAACCAAATCAAGTTTACTATTTTCGACCTTccatatatgtttgttataatGTTATATTCACTAGgtacaaataatttaacaaaggtctttccttttatttgtataattaattttataaccCATCTCACTTTAATGGtaacaaaattgatgaaattttgacccaaaaaaaaaatggaaattgacTCACTCGAATTTGAACGACAACTCCTTTCTTTCGAATATAGGAGTTAATAAACATAACACCCGGACTAAATGACTTGAATACTTGCaacattcaattatttaaaaggaaGATCTTGAGTCGAGagaatttctttcttttacgTTAATTAAGAAGTGAAGGTATGATTGGGTTCAAGAATACCGTTTTTCCCTAGATAGGATCATTTAAGTGTTGGAATActtctaaaaattattcacTATGTAACCTACCTAGATCCCAAAGGGTAAGAATTGGACTAGAAaaccattcaaaattttgaggcCTCCCCAAAGGCTTAGATAGCCTTAAAGATTAggcttcaaaattttgaggcCTCCCCAAAGGCTTAGATAGCCTTAAAGATTAGGCGCAAATTTTCGAGAGCCCAGAGAAATTCTCAAGGATTAGGGATGGGATGAGACTGTGCAAGTAGATTGTTTACTCACTATTTTTACATACACCCattttcctatttcttttaGTTGTTCGAAGTTTGTCGGACGAGGATGGAGAGTGTTCGAGAGCTGCGCATTTAAGGGTGGGTCGTCCCACGGTGTCAgtctatctatatattttgGGTATTTATATTTGGTTTGAAATTGTATCCCGAACctattctccatttttaataaacttgaacaactctattttgaaagtaaatttctatttatttttatttatggtgttgtttgttttaatttaatttaagttttaggGTATTTTTATTACTCAATCTACATGTGTGGTCCCTCTCAAGAAGGTTTACAGTATAGTCACCTTACTCGGGGAGCCTCTAACCATTTCTTCATAAGCTAAACTACCCATGTAGTCCCTTGTCTCTTCTTAGGGAAGGGTTTATCATATCGTGTCCTTGGCTTTCAACTTGTTTCCACACACAACAAAGACTCCACAAGTAATTAAGGGATGTCATCCTATATGACATTGGTCAAGCTCGATGTACAAGTTCTTATATATCTACTATTTGGCATGGATACTACTAGGTTTGATCTAGGTCACCGAATAACGCTACTAAGGTACGGGAGAGAATAGGAGATGGTCAGACTTTAGTAATACCGTTCATACTACTAGCGGCCTTATAAGCctcaaactcaaattttcaagATACTCTAGACTAGCTCCTCTACGTAAATCTGGTTCTAAGAGCACGAATGTCTTCTCTACTGATTGCTGCTTACTATGATTAAGGTGCGGAGGGCATTCAATAGCTACACAGTTGTAAATGGGGTCGTCCCAAAACATCAATCCTTTGTGCTTTTTAGGGTTATTAATTGTTTTCGTATCCCGAACCCTAGTCCCCCGTCTTGTACAAACTTTGATTCAGTACTATAATTTACATATTGATTTTAGGATTTGTCTTTTAATAGTATTATTGTTCGACTTTAAgtttcacaaaattttactatacttttgtttatcttttttcATCACGATCTATGCTTCGAAACCTCAAAAATCAAACCATGACACCCGTGCCATAAACCCAAAACCCCAAGAGTAAATGTTATAAATACCCTACCCAATCAATTGTGTTCAAACTTGAGAAATCATTGAAACTTCTTTTTCACATTACCATCACAATGTTCTTGATCAGAGTTCAAGATACTAAGCCCATCACGGACGCAACCTTCCTATTCAAGCAATTCATTAACGAAAAAGCCGACTTAGATTTCAACCGCAACAGCTTCAGCATAATTGCCTCAAACCCTTCCCTTCGCTTCATAGCAAGGTTTTACATTTCCAAGAAATATTGCCAAGACTTTTTCATCAATCAAACTCACATTGCCAAAATTTCCCTTCCATCCTTTAGTGATACCATCATGACTGCCGCTGCTACCCGCTTTGATACAATGAGTATCACTCTTCCAAGCCCTTATAAAATGACCCTTACATTCGAGACATCAAGTGAGTATCTATTAATACCCCACAACAACATTGCCAAGAACTATgattcttgttttctttaccTTTCAAGAACTCACTTTTCTTAATAGCTCCTCCAGGGCGTGTGCCTCGGTCGAATTCACGTGCGCTGCCACTGTCACCTACGCAAGCGATGGATTTTGGAAGGCCTTTACTCGCAAAACATTTCACCATTAAACCCGAATGTTTTAGACACATTCTTACCGAACTACCTAACTCGCAAGATTTAGGTAATATGACCCTTCTTCACCGTCCTTAAAAGAAACTTATCCCAATGTTTTGGGTCGGAGTTTTAGGTCAAACTCAATTGTTAAGATTgtaaattttgtatctaaaCCGTAATATATTTAAGTCGAGTGGATTCAAGTAGTGACGAATAACCTAATGCCTCTAATTTATTGGGCATGTTTTCATTAACTCGTCTTTCTCTATCATAGTTTGTGTTACTCCAACGACATCAGAAGTCAAATTCTCACATGAATCCAAAGAGGTTATTCTTACTCCAGAGGTANttttttttttttttttttttttctagtttaaatttgatttctaattaattcctaaaaagattttaaatcgTCTCTTGTAAAAGTTGATAATTAACTTAATAGAATGATTACaatcatatttaattaacGACTACTGACTAAACTCTGAtgatatgta
This sequence is a window from Cucurbita pepo subsp. pepo cultivar mu-cu-16 chromosome LG04, ASM280686v2, whole genome shotgun sequence. Protein-coding genes within it:
- the LOC111794114 gene encoding uncharacterized protein LOC111794114 translates to MTAAATRFDTMSITLPSPYKMTLTFETSTPPGRVPRSNSRALPLSPTQAMDFGRPLLAKHFTIKPECFRHILTELPNSQDLVCVTPTTSEVKFSHESKEVILTPEAGQCTSVGYEGCVDTQFKIVLHPRTFFFDLSFKTCTSIWFCRTSNSGSVMAVQSSRTHAIYYIHFPPT